A genome region from Labrus mixtus chromosome 9, fLabMix1.1, whole genome shotgun sequence includes the following:
- the usp16 gene encoding ubiquitin carboxyl-terminal hydrolase 16 isoform X1 translates to MGKKRGKDRTSREEEEDIELSGPSCRHIKKGSDQALLKKLSGNSDWTNCQDCKHEENKENICTDLPKEPEEEGETIAVWMCLKCGHRGCGRHSENKHAIKHYDTPRSEPHCLVISLDNWSVWCYICDDEVQYSRTGHLAQLVTNLKKLASADPVKRPQKRVKEEDDSIEDEKKVETVKVEEPESKENKDRQKKSVKKESVGKSERPDTSEDSSVVSVKGLSNLGNTCFFNAVIQNLSQTHLLRQTLNKVTEEKMTLHVEPVASSELEPFTVQLDQSGSLTLAMCQLLNEIKQSKKGAVTPRELFTQVCKKAARFKGFQQQDSQELLRYLLDGMRAEEIKRVSSGIMEVLKESTKSKDSEQLKTLVKEYEKNGCPKNFVDHVFGGETTSTVMCQQCKTVSVVTEMFLDLSLPVSDEAYRKKTQKKGPQKSSDSSQEGRASPALTNGSDGVLPGSGSKYQQKKAKKQAKKQAKQQKRQQKFDGRATLESLTSTGNSDSEQTDPSTEAKDGESAESEMHEDENHAQTNVSEDDANNLNTVEDEKEKEGEDEMEKEGEDDSVIDCDSTMSPVSNRFNVLSEDQRTNDSIVDDEKTSDSDQEAEEDTQLVSEMEKVSLDDAFLEGPASVEKGRESEDEPLEAKEYTVVSQDPELAFHTLATRMSPEKQECSVQSCLFQFTEVETLTQNNSLLCVTCTKRQPNKDKSGGSKKNIYTDALKQMLISSPPPVLTLHLKRFQQNGYSICKVNRHVEFPFILDLAPFCGVKSKNVTEGDAQILYSLYGIVEHSGTMRSGHYTAYVKVRPECPKTPSNGLTAQGDAEPPRGSWFHISDTSVQPEMQTDQPAAAAASAVQHDKQLTNLGLIRHSLQQECDRIVLIIQKGQMKVLTFVLSQWCNTVFQVSNRIDVCYFQKIWQHMCLSKN, encoded by the exons ggttGTGGGCGCCACTCTGAGAACAAGCATGCCATCAAACACTATGACACTCCTCGGTCAGAACCGCATTGTCTGGTGATCAGTTTGGACAACTGGAGTGTGTG GTGTTACATATGCGACGACGAAGTCCAGTACTCCAGAACCGGACACTTGGCTCAGCTGGTGACCAACCTGAAAAAGTTAGCGTCCGCAGATCCTGTCAAGAGACCTCAGAAAA GAGTGAAAGAGGAAGACGACTCGATagaagatgagaaaaaggtaGAGACTGTAAAAGTAGAGGAACCTgagagcaaagaaaacaaagaccgCCAAAAGAAAAGCGTCAAGAAAGAGAGTGTCGGGAAATCAGAAAGGCCTGACACATCTGAGGACAGTTCTGTTGTTTCAGTGAAGGGGCTGAGCAACCTGGGAAACACGTGTTTCTTTAATGCAGTTATTCAG aatctctctcaaacacacctcTTAAGACAGACGCTCAACAAAGTGACAGAAGAGAAAATGACTCTTCACGTTGAGCCCGTTGCCTCCTCGGAGTTG GAACCTTTCACCGTGCAGTTAGACCAGTCAGGCTCCCTGACTTTGGCTATGTGTCAACTGCTCAACGAGATCAAGCAATCCAAGAAGGGTGCGGTAACACCACGGGAGTTGTTCACACAAGTTTGTAAAAA ggctgccagaTTCAAAGGATTTCAGCAGCAGGATAGCCAGGAGCTGCTGCGCTATCTTCTGGATGGGATGCGAGCTGAGGAAATCAAG AGAGTAAGCTCAGGGATCATGGAGGTGTTAAAGGAATCTACAAAAAGCAAAGATTCAGAGCAGCTAAAGACACTGGTTAAAG AGTATGAGAAAAATGGATGTCCAAAAAACTTTGTGGACCATGTGTTCGGTGGGGAAACTACTAGTACTGTAATGTGCCAGCAGTGTAAAACG GTGTCGGTAGTCACGGAGATGTTTCTGGATCTCTCCCTTCCTGTCTCAGACGAG GCATACAGGAAGAAGACTCAGAAAAAAGGTCCTCAGAAATCCAGTGACTCAAGCCAGGAAGGCAGAGCCAGCCCTGCTTTGACCAATGGAAGTGATGGTGTTTTACCTGGGTCAGGCAGCAAGTACCAGCAGAAGAAAGCAAAGAAGCAGGCAAAGAAGCAAGCCAAG CAACAAAAGAGGCAGCAGAAGTTTGACGGGCGAGCAACTTTGGAAAGTCTCACATCTACGGGCAACTCAGACAGCGAACAGACAGATCCTAGTACCGAAGCAAAGGACGGGGAAAGTGCTGAAAGTGAAATGCATGAAGACGAAAATCATGCGCAAACCAATGTGTCAGAAGACGATGCTAACAACCTTAACACGGTCGAGGAtgagaaggaaaaagaagggGAGGATGAGATGGAAAAAGAAGGGGAGGATGATTCTGTGATTGACTGCGACTCAACTATGTCGCCGGTCAGCAATCGTTTTAATGTCCTATCAGAAGATCAGCGCACAAATGACAGCATCGTAGACGACGAAAAAACGTCTGACTCTGACCAAGAAgcagaagaggacacacagctgGTGAGTGAAATGGAGAAAGTAAGCCTGGACGACGCCTTCCTTGAAGGCCCGGCTTCCGTGGAAAAAGGCAGGGAGAGTGAGGATGAGCCGCTGGAGGCTAAAGAATACACCGTTGTAAGTCAGGACCCAGAGCTGGCCTTCCACACACTGGCTACCAGGATGAGCCCTGAGAAACAGGAGTGTTCAGTTCAGTCCTGCCTCTTTCAGTTCACAGAAGTGGAAACTCTCACACAGAACAACAGCCTGCTCTGTGTTACCTGCACTAAACGGCAGCCGAATAAAGACAAAAGTGGAG GATCCAAGAAAAATATCTACACTGATGCCTTGAAGCAGATGCTGATCTCCTCTCCCCCACCAGTGCTTACCCTTCACCTGAAGAGATttcaacag AATGGATACAGTATTTGTAAGGTGAACAGACATGTCGAATTCCCTTTCATCCTGGATCTAGCTCCCTTTTGTGGGGTCAAAAGCAAG AATGTGACAGAGGGAGATGCTCAGATCTTGTACAGCTTGTACGGTATTGTAGAGCATAGTGGAACGATGAGGTCAGGTCATTACACTGCGTATGTGAAAGTACGACCTGAGTGTCCTAAAACCCCTTCAAATGGTCTAACAGCACAAG GAGATGCAGAGCCACCCAGAGGATCTTGGTTCCATATCAGCGACACAAGTGTTCAGCCT GAAATGCAAACAGaccaacctgctgctgctgctgcttcagccGTGCAGCACGACAAACAGTTGACCAACCTTGGCCTGATTCGTCACAGCCTCCAACAGGAATGTGATCGAATTGTATTGATTATACAGAAGGGACAAATGAAAGTGCTGACTTTTGTTTTATCACAGTGGTGTAACACAGTGTTTCAAGTATCAAACAGAATTGATGTATGCTACTTCCAGAAAATATGGCAACATATGTGCTTAAGTAAAAACTGA
- the LOC132980700 gene encoding transcription regulator protein BACH1-like, with protein MSLQPPRISVFTFQSAVHSAHVLQCLDEQRQQDVLCDVTVVVENRSFRAHCSVLASCSEYFHSRVTHVTRHNPIITLPDEVTVEGFEPLLQFAYTSKLPFTKENIHAIHSSAEFLGFHNLESACFDFLIPKFSEGKRTSQEVRRRACCRSRDPSASFGSSVKSSQPNSIESHSSVPSGGDEQENFPSQCPQTAEGQTNSREEHFCLENCGPQMPPLSLELTTNVVCPMLSLPCPESEKADHPPQYCERDILEIGDVCNESELSLANCGLPCELSAPGDVNPPELSEPASSDVKQAVETLVAETNCAPGSCPLNTSGVEDCSELLKQTDVGLEQSMAGDLSDATLTALSQEEGTGERSSVEREVAEHLAKGFWSDLCPSQAQPLPLDPIDQNNLAKASDFHWLKQLDLSSSVGDCPFLRDLATDEDPGQRTDNLSQSEKSPYMSSSLNSGDESDLDTDGDTEANNKRAAEIQLPFPVEQISALSRSAFQQLLRHHNLTPDQLDFVHDVRRRSKNRVAAQRCRKRKIDSICQLECEIKKLKSEKERLLQERTELEQNLEETRQSLCGLCKSVSIESGSDHEHLQILAKLSSPDLPISLPDLPISSPCLVGKDDGAQITIEMVSCSSECDLSKPPAGSGQSAASEAGTQTEEAGLPQSSPDPAPLLNACLDMNNIL; from the exons ATGTCGCTCCAACCTCCTCGTATTTCGGTATTCACCTTTCAGTCTGCAGTGCATAGCGCCCATGTTCTCCAGTGTCTGGATGAGCAGAGGCAGCAGGATGTTCTGTGTGATGTGACTGTGGTTGTGGAAAACAGGAGTTTTCGGGCCCACTGCTCTGTCTTGGCTTCCTGCAGTGAATACTTTCACAGCAGGGTTACCCATGTCACCAGACATAATCCCATCATCACCTTGCCTGACGAG GTGACTGTCGAAGGGTTTGAGCCTTTGCTTCAATTTGCATACACATCAAAGCTGCCCTTCACCAAAGAAAACATTCATGCCATTCACAGCAGTGCTGAGTTTTTAGGATTTCATAACTTGGAGTCAGCTTGCTTTGATTTCCTCATCCCTAAGTTTTCTGAAGGCAAAAGAACCTCTCAGGAGGTCAGGCGCAGAGCCTGTTGTCGAAGTCGGGATCCAAGTGCCAGCTTTGGCTCCAGTGTAAAGAGCAGCCAACCAAACTCAATAGAGTCTCACAGCTCAGTGCCTTCAGGAGGTGATGAACAAGAAAACTTTCCATCACAGTGTCCTCAGACCGCAGAGGGTCAGACGAACAGCAGGGAAGAACACTTCTGTTTGGAGAACTGTGGGCCGCAAATGCCCCCGCTATCTCTAGAGTTAACAACAAATGTTGTGTGCCCCATGTTGTCTTTGCCGTGCCCAGAATCTGAAAAAGCAGATCACCCCCCTCAGTATTGCGAAAGAGacattttagagataggagaTGTGTGTAATGAAAGTGAATTAAGTTTGGCCAACTGTGGCTTACCCTGTGAGCTGTCGGCCCCAGGGGATGTGAATCCACCAGAGCTCAGTGAGCCAGCAAGTAGCGATGTTAAACAGGCTGTTGAGACGCTGGTTGCTGAAACCAACTGTGCTCCTGGTTCCTGCCCCCTCAACACATCAGGGGTGGAAGATTGCAGTGAGTTATTAAAGCAGACTGATGTTGGCCTTGAACAGAGCATGGCAGGTGATCTCTCAGATGCTACGCTAACTGCTCTAAGCCAGGAGGAGGGGACTGGGGAGAGGAGCAGCGTGGAAAGGGAGGTAGCTGAACATCTGGCAAAAGGATTTTGGTCTGATCTATGCCCATCTCAGGCTCAACCACTTCCCCTGGATCCCATTGACCAAAACAATCTAGCAAAAGCTTCAGACTTTCATTGGCTTAAGCAGCTGGACCTGAGCTCCAGTGTAGGAGACTGTCCCTTTCTAAGGGACCTCGCTACAGATGAGGACCCAGGTCAACGCACTGACAACCTGTCCCAGTCAGAGAAGAGCCCCTACATGTCCTCCTCGCTCAACTCTGGGGATGAGTCAGACCTAGACACAGATGGAGATACTGAGGcaaacaacaaaagagcagcagag ATTCAGCTCCCATTCCCCGTGGAGCAGATCTCAGCCCTGAGCCGGAGTGCCTTCCAGCAGCTTCTGAGACACCACAACCTGACCCCAGATCAGCTGGACTTTGTTCACGATGTCCGCAGAAGAAGCAAAAACCGTGTGGCAGCACAGCGCTGCCGAAAGAGGAAAATAGACAGCATATGCCAGCTAGAATGTGAAATCAAAAAATTA AAAAGCGAGAAAGAGCGCCTGCTGCAGGAGCGCACTGAGCTGGAACAAAACCTGGAGGAGACGCGGCAGAGTCTGTGTGGGTTGTGTAAGAGTGTCAGCATCGAGTCTGGCTCTGATCATGAGCACTTGCAGATTCTTGCTAAGCTCTCCTCACCAGACTTACCCATCTCCTTGCCAGACTTACCTATCTCCTCCCCTTGCCTTGTGGGTAAAGACGACGGTGCCCAGATCACTATTGAAATGGTAAGTTGTTCTTCAGAGTGTGACCTAAGCAAGCCGCCTGCCGGCTCCGGTCAAAGTGCTGCATCAGAGGCtggcacacagacagaggaggctGGTCTTCCACAGAGTTCCCCTGATCCTGCACCCCTGCTAAATGCCTGTCTGGACATGAATAACATCTTATAA